In Syntrophorhabdaceae bacterium, the sequence TATTAGATATTAGATATTAGATATTAGATATTAGATATTAGATGCTCACATTTCCAGATTGGCGGTGAGGAGGTGGCGGATGTCTTCCGGGAGGAGGTTGATTCTTTTTACGAGGGCCGGGGTGATGCTCTTTTCCGCCAGCTCCTTGAGTGAGAGGCCCTTGAGGCCCAGAAAATCCATGTATTCGTCCACAAAAATGGTCGAGAATCCGGTGAGCGGCTCGCGTTGGACGTGTTCGCCCACGAGGTGGGCGATATGAAGGATGGCCACATTTTGCCTGAAGGTTTCGGGGATCTTCATGGGAGGGGCGAAACGTGCGTAGGATTGATACCTGATGGTGCCGCAGATCGAGGGAGGGAAGGCCCATTTTTCAAAGAGCATGGCTGCAATGTGTGATCCGTCGAGTCTCCCGACAAGATGGATTATGTCGTGGTTCTTGTTCTTGAGTAGTTGGACGAGTACCTGCCCGATATCATGAATGAGGCCGACCGTGCTCACCGCCGTCGGCTTCTGCATCTCCACCAATGTTGCGAGCTCGAACCCGATGAGGGAGATGAGAATGCTGTGGAGATGGAACTCTTTTGTCTTGAAACTTTTCGGGAAAAGCTCGAACACACATTCCTCGAGGGCGATCTGGTAGATCTGGTTGAAGCCGAGAAGCATGATCGCCCGATGGAATTCCGTGATCTTTTCCCGTAGGTTATAGTAAGGAGAGTTGATCCTCCTGAGGGTCGTGCTCACGATCGAAGGGTCCGTCTTCGCATATTCCACTACTTCGGCGGTCGATACCGTATCGCTCAGGAGCATGGAGGTGAGCTTGTCCACAAAAAGAGGGAGGCGCGGAAATCCACGGAGAAGGTCCTGAATTATCTCTATCTTGGGATAATCCTCCTCTGCCTCCTCCTGCAGATGGGTGAAGAAAGAGGTGAGGGCATCGGACTTCCGGACCCACGCGGCCCATTCATCGGACAGATGAGCCTGCATACGGGCAGCGGAGGCCGCCAATGCGCCGCGGAGGAAGGACTTTAAACGGGTGCCCAGCATCTGGAACGATGATTGTTCAAGGGAAAGGATGGTGGTGTGTTCCGGCGAAAGAATGGAGAAAGGATTGCCTGCCCCTTCGGCATCCGGGCCATTTCCAAGCCAGGCGCCTTTATGAAGGATTGCTATAGTGACGTCGCCCCCTCCTCCCGGAGCCTTGCGCAGGAGTTTTAAAGAGCCTCCAGTGATAAGGTAGGTGGACGGATCCACTTCACCTTCCCGAACGAGATATTCGAGGGGCTCGAGTGTCCGCAGGGCGCCTGCATTGTAGAGGGAGATAATCTCCTTATCAGAAAGGCCCGCAAAGAGAAGCCGGTCGAAGGACGTAGGATCTTTTATTTGAGGGCCTGCCATTGTCTTCATGGACCTGCCTTACCCGTTGGGGTGCGAAGGTCTTCGTGCTCCTTTATCTATTCCCCGTAGGGTGTACCATAGGCATTGAGAAATGCGCTTTCTTTAAGGGCCCTTCTCGGTACGGCTTTTGGTATTTCGTCAAAATATCCGAGGGGCGTCATTTCCACAATGCTGAACCCCTCCGGTATTTTCAGTGCTTCCTCGGCTTTCGCGGCATCGAAATTCCCCACGTGCACCGTTCCCAAGCCGAAGCTCCAGGCGGCAAGGACGATGTGCTCCATGGCGATGCCCGCATCGAACATGAACCAGTCTCCCTTGTTGGTCGAGGGTTGTCCTTTATAATATCCGGCCATGCCGGTTTTTGCAATGACGCATATCACACATGGGGCATCCACGATCGCGGCCCGCGAGGGATTATTGGGCGTCAGCGTATCCTGGAGCGCATTTTTGACGGTCTGCTCCTTTACCACAATATACCGCGAAACCTGGGTATTCGCCCAGGAAGGCGCCTGCCTGGCCGCTTCGAGGATTTCCCTGATAATCTCGTCGGGAACAGGATCCGCCTTATACTTCCTCACGCTTCTTCTCTCGTGTATTGCTTTCAATAGCTCCATATTTGCGCCTCCTTATTATGATTCTGAAATCATATCGTGATCACGAAGGACTGTCAACGATGACCTGTTATTTTCTATTAAAATATAATTTTGTAACGATTCATTATAAAAGAAGAAAAAAGAAAAGAATGTACCCATTATAAAACAAACGATAGGAAAGGGCGCGCTCCTGCCTGCTCCCGGCCCTTCAAGGCGCAGCCACGGCACCCTGATGCTGCCTGATCCTGCATGTCATTTCAGTGAGATCGCATTCGATGACGCATGGCTCTATATGTATCACCACGTCAATCGGCTTGATCGCATCCACTATCTCTCGCTCCACATTACTTGCCAGCTCGTGGGCCGTCTCTATACCCGCATCTCTGCAGATGAGGAGGTGGAAATCAATGTACTTGGTACTCCCGGCGAGACGGCTTCTCAATTTATGGTAACCGGCACAGGGATAGGGAGTCTTTTCAATGATAAACCTGATCTTCATCTCCACCTTCTGGGGGATCCTGGTGTCAATGAGGCCGGCAATGCCTCTTCGGAGTATCTTTATTGCGGAAACAATTATGATAAGACCGATTATTACGGAAAAGAGGAAATCGAAGGAGGTGATGCCGGTAAAATAAGTCACGATGATGGCCCCTATTGCGGCAGTGTTCGAATAGAGGTCACTCGTATAATGAAGCGCATCGGCCATCAAAGTCTGGGAGCCGGTCCTGGTGCCCACCTTTTTCAGTACCCGGGATACGGCGATACTGAAGAGGAGGGAGAGGACCATTACTCCGAGATCGACACCCGAATATGAGATTGTGCCTTTGTGGAGGAGTTTGTCTACTGCCTTGTAGAGAATTGCCCCGCCCGTGGCGATGATCACCGAGGATTGGATCACGGCGGCCAGGTCTTCGAGCCTGCCGTGGCCGTATTGATGCTCCCGGTCCGCGGGTTTTGAAGCCTTCCGGATGGTGATGAGGTTCATGAGGGACATGAGCGCGTCAAGGAGGCTGTCAAGGCCGGAGGATATGACGGTCATGGAACCGGAGATGAGCCCCGTACCGAATTTGCACAAGGCCAGAACGAGAGCGGAGAGTATTGCGAAAAGTGATGCCTGTTCCTTGGTGGCCATAGATCCTCTAAAAGACTTCTTCCTTGGGACGGGAGAAGCTGTTCGCTTCTTCAGGCCCGGGCAAAACCTCAAGTCTGTAACGTACAACTATATAATATTTTACCTAAGGAGTATAGTGGAACGCGAGCCATACCGCCCGGGTCAACGGATCCGTCCACTCGACCCGATGTTTCTTATGGGCAGGGATAAGGATGTAATCTCCCGGATTCATCTCTCTTGCCTCGGGCTCCCCTTCAAAGAGAAGACCGGCTTTGCCTTTAAGGAGGACGACCCATTCGGCGGTATTCTGATCGTACCATGTGTCTGCCGGCGTAGCATGCCCATCGGAGACGATCCTCTCGAGTCTGAACCCCTTCGTTTCCAGAAGTATTTCGAGGAGCTCCTCTTTCATGGAATGAGGGATGGAGGCATAGATATTTCCCTCCCCTTCACGCTGTTGTGCTGCGGCCCTTGCCATCAGACCTCTCCTCCGTCCCTCACCATACCGAGAAGAGTCTCCACTCTGTAGCCCGACCGCTCGGATATCCTGATCAGCCTCTCGACCAGCCGTTCGCAGGCCTCGAGCCCGGCCTTTCCTCTTCCGGCTTCTTTCCCGTCGGCAGTAAGCTCCCGGAAAACCTCCACCTTGAGGGAAGCGGATAGAAATTCCCGTAAGCCTTCCCTGCTATACCAGAACACCCCTTCGTATTCATTGACTCCGAGAAATAATCGAGCCTCGGGGTCTTCGAAAAGGGCAGCGAGCCTGTCGTCGAGAGATGTCCCTGCGGAGGGGGCCAGGAGATCGTCATGGACGAGGAGGAGTGCGATTACACGGGAGGTCCGCTCGGCCGTCTCATACTCCATGCCGAGGTCCTGGAATACCCCGGTCATGACAGGGGTAAAAAAGCTCAAATCGATCAGATTCGGTCGATTGTCGGGGCTAAGATCAGGGGGAATATCTTCGTCGCTGAGGAGTCGCGCAAAAATCCATGCAAGGAGCGTATAAAACGGCCGGGGGTTGTCACGGCCGTTGAGAAACGAAGGGTAAGCCTTTTCTTCGGAGGCCGTACTATCCGATTTCACCTTCTGTTTTCGCGAGCGTAAAGGGGACCGGACCAATGTCTCAAGGGCCCTTCCCGTTGCTCTCGTCTCCTCGGTTTCATCGCCAGGGGCGCCGCGATATGCCTTCACCTCCCGGAGGAGCCTGGCCGCTTTACCCAGAGTATCATCGAGGAGTACTCCGATCCCATCGCCGGAAGGAGGCCGGGTCCGGGACGAGGCATTCCATAGCTTTTGGAAGAGGTCCGCATTGACGAGCTCTTTGAAGCAGTTGAGTAGGGGCTGAAGGAGCATCTCCCGGAGGGCATAATCCGGGTCGAGAACCCCTCTCCCCGCGAGATGAGAGGCGAGCCGGGCATAATGGTCCCATTCGTTATCCCTCATCTCCCGAAAATCGAGGAACACATGAGTGCCGTAGGCCCCGAGCTCGGTGTAAAGACCTTTCTCGTGAATCTCGCGGTTCGACCTCAGAAAGAAGAGATTGGACATATGGTCTCTGAAAATCGTGAAGGCCCGGTCATCGTGGCTCAAAGAAAGGCCTTCCCCCACAGTCTTCTGCACGAGAGTGCGGTTTTCGCCCTGGCCTGATTTTACGGAGTAGGCCACGGAGGTCCTGATCCAACCCGAGGTATCGGCATATTTATTGTGATACACTACAAGAGAACGGTCGTTCCCATATCGGTTCGAATAGGCGAATACATCTTCATTGACTCCGCCGTCGAGAGTGAAGAAATCATAGAGGAGGAAATGCTCCACCCCTGCAAAGAGGTGCCTCAGGTGGAGAAGAGGAAAAATTTCCCTCTCATGCCTTTCCACGAGACCCCGGTCCGGCGTTTCATCCCAATAGGCGCGTCGGTATTCCATCCCGTACTTTTCCTCGAATCCTTCGACCTGCCCGTGGCCGAACATAGGTAATCCCGGCATGGTGATCATGAGAAGACAGGCGCCGAAATATTTGCCCTCCTTGCCGAATTGGTCCACCGCGGTCCGCTCATCGGGGTTATTCATGAAATTCACGAAGCGGCGCAAGACCTCCGGGTCGAATTCGAGAGTGTTTTTTATTACCTGCCGGTACGACGCATTCTCCTCATCCCGTATCATGTTCATAAAGGCGCTGTTGTAGACGCGGTGCATGCCGAGAGTACGAACGAAATAGCCTTCGAGAAGCCAGAATGCCTCGGCGAGGAGGAGGGTATCGGGCGCCTCCGCTGCCACTCGGTCGACGACCTCTCTCCAAAATTCTTTGGGCATGGCATCATTGAATTCTTCCTTTGTAAGTCCGAATTCAGCCCTTGTGGGGATCGCGCCGCCCGAGCCGGGTTCCGGAAACCAGAGCCGCTGGTAGTGGCGCTTTGTGAGCGTCATGGCGGCGTCGAAGCGGATGACGGGGAATTTTTTCGCCACATGAATTATGGTGCGGATCATTGCCTCCCGGACCGCAGGATTCAGATAATTCAGTTGGGCGGTATCGTTCCAGGGCATGCTTGTCCCGTCATTGCCGTGGTATACATATGATTCGGCGCCGGTACGCCGGTCCACCCGTTTGAAGACAACGGCTGCATCGCTGCGGTTGTAGTAATGGTCCTCCACGAAAATGCCTACCGAGTCGTCCTGGGAAAGGTCCGGGCCCTGAAAAGTATACCAGGGAAAAGGGCTGTAATCGAGGGATACGAACCAGTCCGGGTGCTCCACCGTCCATTTCGAATAGATGCCCACATGATTCGGGACCATGTCGCTCGCCAGGCGGATATTACGGAGCCATGCCCGGTCACGCAGGTTACCGTAACCCTCTTCTCCTCCCAGGTCGGTGGCGATCGTATAATCGTAGAGTGAATAGGCGGAAGGGACCGCCTCGGGGTTTCCGCAAAGTTGTTTGATTTTTGAAGAGGAGGGGCTCCTTTCCCAGACGCCTATGAGCCACAGGCCGGAAAACCCGCGATACTGCAATGAGTCCAGCTCCGCATCGGGAATTTCATCGAGTTTCGAGATGGACCTGCCATACTGCCTGGAGAGCTGATCGAGCCATACGTAGATATTTTTTGCCATGAGCACGAGGCGCGGCATCCAGTCCTTGTCGGGACTGAACTCTTCGGATTCGTGCTCGATTGCCGCCGCCCTGGCCCTGTAATTGATAACCGGAGGCCGGCCGGGGCCGGAAAAGGTCAGTTTCTCTTCCTCCCGGAAAATATCGAGTGATTTCAGGATCCGGCGGAGAAAGTTACCGAGGATGACGCCCCAATGTTTTTTAATATATTCAAGTTGTCCGGAAAGGGAATCGGGCGAGTTAATTGCCGGCGCCCTCAGCATATCCACCAGGTGTTGCCCTTCCGGCCCAAAACCGGGTTGGGAATCGAAGTATTTTCTGATACCTGAGATAATGTGAGGATAGACGGTGGTTTTTGTCAGAGTCGTATCGTCGAAAAGCTCCATGAAGGGGGCGAAGGCAGGATTCATATTCGCAAGCCACAGCAGGAGCATCTCTTCCAGGGCGATCTCCCGATTGGGGACGCCTTCCGTGGCGCCCGCCATATATACGTCGAGGCTTATCTCTCCCCGGTAGACTGCGACAGGGGGAAATTCATCACTAAAGGCACGCAGCGCCTTGTCCAGCTCATCTTTTCCGAGTGAGGAGGAAAGCGCTTCCAGGACTTCGGCCATGACATTCTTATTTACCTCGCGCCTGTACCTCGCGACGATATAATGCATCGTCTCGTCGATGAGGCCCATTGCCGTGATATGTCCCGGCTTCACCGCTTTTTCCGGTGTTTTCTTGAGGTCTCTGTGGCGATTCATTTTCTGGGCGAATACCCGGGCAGCTCGGAAATCCGCGAAAATTACGTTGCCGCTAAAGGAAAATATGGATTCATCGAACTGATAGCGCTCCCGCGCTTTACGTGAAATATGAAATTCCATAACCGTCCTCTTTTCCATAAATCCATGCTAACACAGGGGTAGGGGAGAGTCAACCCGACGGATCGCGCCAAATCAGCCAAATGCCCTTTTTTTGTTGCATAACAGGATGAAAGCGGTGAAAATATGTCGGGACCAAGCAGGGCGATGGCTTAGCTCCCGGGAAAAAGGCAATGGAGTTTTTGAATTGTGAGGGCCGTGTAACGATCCTTGAGGCAAGGCCGGCAGTTTTGGGCATATCCTTCAAATATGGCGGAAGGGCCTTGCGGAGAACACCGGGATGGCCATAAGAATCGTTTTTGTGCCCGCCGATGGACTGATATTGGCAACATGCCGCGGCAAGATCAATTTCAAGGAAATTACCGCGGCACACGAGCAGGGATACAAGCTGGCCCTGGAGCACAGGGTATTCCGATTCCTTGCGGACGCCCGGGAAGCCGAGCCGGCCATGGAGACTCACGAGATCTACGATCTGCCTGAATATTATGCATCCATGGGTATTCCCCGCGCGACCATGGTCGCCGTGGTGACACCGCCCGACCGTAAATATTATGATGATTTTCGCTTTTTTGAAACCATCTGCAGAAACAACGGGTACCATTACGTGCAGACCTTTGAAGAGATTGAGGCGGCAAAGGAGTGGCTGACTCATAACAGACCGCCCGGACCACCTCCGCGTTAACATTTCTCAGCTTTTTGCGTCATCGAACATGGAAAATCGCTTTTCCCTATGCTAGAATAGATCGATCATAGAAACTATAATTCTCGCCAGGGGCAACTAATGAAAATCGGACATTCCCACCCTCTCCCCAATGGCTTTACCCTGCTCCGCCTTATTCCCGGTCTCTTCTTCTGTTTCCTCACCGCCGCAGTCATCGTCCCTGTTGATCTGTCTGCCGAGTTACTGGGGAGTCCGGTCAGCATAAGCGGCACGACCGTTTCGATGGACGTGGCCCCCGTTTTTCAGCCGAAAACCCATGTGAGCGGGGGCGGCGACATCACCGTATCGAGATATTCCGTGGCTGCCAATGTGCGGATCCCCCTGCGGGAAAGACTCCATCTGGGCCTTGGCTTAAGCTATGAATTTGACGACTACAATTTCACGCGGCTTACCTCTTTTGCCGTGGCCGACCCGTGGAACAAGATACATCGGGCGGGAATCACGGGCCGGTTCGTCTATAGCGTGAATCCTCGGTGGAACCTTTTTTTCGCTCCCATGGGACAATTTGCCGGGGAAACCGGGGCTGACGCGGGTAAGTCACTTCTCTACGGAGGGGCGCTCGGCGCCAGTTACTCCTCCAGCAAGGACTTTACCATAGGGTTCGGCGCGGGGGCATTTTACCGACTGGAGGAGACCGCCTTTTTCCGCAGCCTTATCGTGAACTGGAATATTACTGACCGCCTTCATCTGGTAAACCCCTTCAGGCTGGGGCCCGCCGGACCTGCCGGAATCGAGCTGGGATACTCCCTTGACAGTAATTGGGAAGTGGCTCTCGGCGGGGGGTATCGCTCATATCGTTTTCGGCTCGACGCAAATGGGCCCGTGCCGAGCGGCATCGGCCAGACCACTTCTGCGCCCGTCTATCTCAGCCTTTCAAGGAGGTTCGGCAAGGATATCAGGCTCCACGCATATGGCGGAGCGGCTTTTGCCGGTAAAATAAGAGTGGAAGACCGGGCGGGGAACAGGATCGACAGCACGAGCTATTCGACCGCGCCCCTTATGGGGATCACCCTTTCCGCCGCATTTTAAGGAGGCGGGGCGCGAGGCGGGAAAAAGGTATGGGAGAGGGGTTGATCTTTTTCTCTTGAGTCCCGATAATAATAAAAGAATATAAGAAATCCCGGATTAACGGGCATCCATCTCCCTTAGGGGGATAAGAACGGGAAGGGGAGCATGATCGAAGAAACCATCAAAAAGATCGAAACCAGAATAAAAAAATCAGGGCAGCCAAAAGGAGCTCAGGATAAGAACGCGGCGGAGCTTGTCGAGCTTCTCGCCCAGCTTAAAACAGAGGTAGCCGAGCTCTCAAAGACCCATGCCGACCATGCGGAGAGCATCGCCGGTTTTGCCAAAGTTTCAGCTCATGAGGCGACACGGCAGGACCAGAACCCGGAACTTCTTCAACTCTCGGTCAAAGGGCTCGCATCTTCCGTAGAGGGAATCGAAAGCTCCCATCCCAATCTCGTGGAGCTCGTGAACCGTATTTCCGTGATGCTCGCGAATATGGGTATCTGAGGCAAGAGTTTTGCTTCGAAAATATCAGGAGCGGGCGGAATTCTAAAGTACTTCTACACTCAACTCGCCTTTATGGAGGGTGACGAGAAGCCTCTCGCCCGGGCCCACCTGAGCGGGATCGGTCACCACTTCCCCCGTCTCCTCCCGTGCCGTAATACTATAGCCGCGCTTCAATATATTATGGGGATTGAGGTCTTCGAGGCGCTGGGCGAGGGAATCGACCCGGCTCTTCGTTTCCCTGAAATATGAATCGAATCCGTGGATGAGGTTGCTCGTGATCTCGTCCAGGTACATCCGTGAATCAACCATGAAATCCTTCTGTTCCCTCAGATGCATCATGCCCTGATAAAGGAGGAGTTTCGAGCGTTCAAGAAGGTTTTTCATCCCCCTCTGCAGCCGCTCCTCGGTTTCGGAAAGGAACGCCTGGAGCTCCCTTTTATCTTTTACCACGAGATCTGCCGCGGCGGTGGGTGTAGGTGCCCTTACGTCCGCGGCGAAATCGGCGATGGTGAAATCGATCTCATGACCCACTGCGGAGACTATGGGTATCACTGATTTGTGGATGGCCCTCGCCACCATCTCCTCATTGAAGGGGGCAAGGTCTTCGATGGAGCCTCCTCCCCGGCCCACGATGATGACGTCCACTTCTTCCATGGCGTTGAGACATTCTATGCCCTCGGCGATCTCGTAACACGCCTCGTCTCCCTGCACCTTCACGGGATATATGAGAACGCACATATTTTCGAATTTTCCGAAGATCACCTTCAGCATGTCCCTCACCACCGCGCCCGCAGGGGAGGTGACGATACCGATCTTTTGGGGCAGGAAGGGAAGGGGCTTTTTTATCTCAGGCGCGAAAAGGCCTTCCTGAAAGAGCTTTTCCTTGAGCATCTGGAACTTGAGCTGCAGAAGGCCGACGCCTTTTACCTCGATCACATCGACCAGGAGACGGTACTCGCCCCTTTTTTCGTACACGTCAACCCTGCCTCTGCAGATGATGGCCGTGCCTTCCTTCATGGTCTCGGCCGAATATTTGGAGCGGAAGTTGAAGACCACCGCCTTTATGGTGGCCTGGTCGTCTTTAAGGGTGAAATAGAGGTGGCCCGAAGGGTAGAGCTTGAAATTCGAGATCTCTCCCTCCACGAGGAGGTCGCGGAATTGGCTGTTTATCGTCTGCCTGATCCGTGAAGAGAGCTCGGAGACGGTATAGATATAGACCGGCCATTCGGCCTCGCGGGGCATCATAGTGCTATTTCTTGAAATAGTCCTTTATTATTTTCATGGAGCAGAATTCTCCGCACATGCTGCACACGTTATTTTCCAGATTGCGCTCTTTCCTGAAGTCCCGGATTTTGTCCGGATCGATGGCGCAGGATGTCTGCCCCTCCCAGTCCAGTGCTTTGCGGAAGGTGGACATGGTCCGGTCCCGTGCAAGGGCTTTCGGATTACCCCTCGCAATGTCCGCGGCATGGGCCGCGATCTTGCACACCATAACCCCGTCCCATACATCTTTCGGTGCGGGAAGACCCAAGTGTTCCGAAGGCGTCACGTAGCAAAGAAAATCCGCCCCGTAATAGCCTGCCAGCGCTCCGCCGATTGCGGACGTGATGTGGTCGTAGCCGGGAGCGATATCTGTGACGATCGGTCCGAGTACATAAAAAGGCGCACCGTTGCACAGGGCCTTCTGAAGGACCATATTCGTCTCCACGAGATTGAGGGGTACGTGTCCCGGGCCTTCAACCATGACCTGCACGTCGTTCCTGATCGCCTCAGCCGCCAATTCGCCGAGGATGATGAGCTCTTCCACCTGGGCCCTGTCCGTCGCATCTGCGATGCAGCCCGGCCTCAAGCCGTCTCCGAGGCTCAGGGTCATATCATATTTCTTGGCAATGGCGATGAGCCTGTCGTACTGCTCGTAGAGGGGGTTTTCCTTTTTGTTCACGATCATCCATTCCGCGAGAAATGCGCCTCCCCGGCTCACGATGTCGGTGACCCGCCCCTGTTTTCGCAATCTTTCGAGAGAGCTCTGGGTCACGCCGCAGTGGACGGTGACGAAATCGACCCCGTCTACCCCATGTTTTTCGATTACGTCGAAAAGGTCGTCCGCCGTCATATTGACGATTGCCTTCCTCTTCTTTACCGCTTCCACGGCTGCCTGATAGATAGGCACCGTACCCAGCGGGATACCCGCGTGGGCGATCAGTATTTTCCGTATCTCATCGAGATCGCCCCCGGTCGAGAGGTCCATGACCGCGTCGGCCCCCGCTTTGACCGCCATGCGCAATTTTTCAAGTTCTTCATCGATGTCGACCATTTCGGAGGAAGTGCCCATATTGGCATTGACCTTTACGCTCAACCCCTTGCCCACTCCCTTCGGGGTAAAATCGCGGTGCCTGTTGTTGGCAAGGACGGTCGCCTTTCCTTCGGCAATCGAAATCCTCAGCGCCTCCGCGTCTATCCCCTCATCGCGGGCCACGCGCTCCATCTCCTCCGTAATCTTTCCTTCCCTTGCAGCGACCAGTTGGTTCTTCATCTTCCTATTATCTCCATCTTTTTAATAAGTTCTTCCGGGTTTCTCGCAAAAAGCCTGATCATGGGCTCCTTGCCTGCAGACCCTTTATCATAAATAATATCGGGCGGGTTTTTGGTATTCAGTGATGCCCTCTCGACGAGGGAATCAAAGGCTTCCCCAATTCCGTCCACGCTCCCGTCCACCACGCCGTCCATTTCCAATAAGACCGTCGTCATGCCATTTTTTACCGCCTTTTGCACTGTCTCTCCACGGAATTTCAGATTCATTCCCGATCTCATGAAAGGATAACACTTCATAAAGGAAAGGATCATCCGGTCCACAGGGGAGGACGTCTCGAAGGCAGGCTCGCTTTTTACGAATAGTTCTCCCTGGAGACTGCCTATCCTGCCGGGGAAGGAGGCAACGTCCTCGGTCCCTGCCGCGCC encodes:
- the thiC gene encoding phosphomethylpyrimidine synthase ThiC, with the protein product MKNQLVAAREGKITEEMERVARDEGIDAEALRISIAEGKATVLANNRHRDFTPKGVGKGLSVKVNANMGTSSEMVDIDEELEKLRMAVKAGADAVMDLSTGGDLDEIRKILIAHAGIPLGTVPIYQAAVEAVKKRKAIVNMTADDLFDVIEKHGVDGVDFVTVHCGVTQSSLERLRKQGRVTDIVSRGGAFLAEWMIVNKKENPLYEQYDRLIAIAKKYDMTLSLGDGLRPGCIADATDRAQVEELIILGELAAEAIRNDVQVMVEGPGHVPLNLVETNMVLQKALCNGAPFYVLGPIVTDIAPGYDHITSAIGGALAGYYGADFLCYVTPSEHLGLPAPKDVWDGVMVCKIAAHAADIARGNPKALARDRTMSTFRKALDWEGQTSCAIDPDKIRDFRKERNLENNVCSMCGEFCSMKIIKDYFKK